From a region of the Daphnia pulicaria isolate SC F1-1A chromosome 1, SC_F0-13Bv2, whole genome shotgun sequence genome:
- the LOC124321009 gene encoding uncharacterized protein LOC124321009 isoform X1 translates to MAQCTSAHIWLSLLTLSTLWFTILAAPTSDINVMVDDPQRTGCLYDGKFYNETEAVVTKEPCLNCSCRNGALRCHLQVCPFLHDIYPPPAGCVLVERKNACCPKLHCPTTGGTSGNRLLRKDYTGQVSAWKVREDLRKRLVKHLARSGTDKHGCVDAGTLYADGSAMMTSSTCEYCFCLKGKQTCVKPKCAEPELEGCTPRFRDLACCPTHYDCAMSTTNTTSVAAKKITAERRGDRVRPMTAATTVGNMRGNDRIIDSSSTLTSSYHHQKLAESRVFRKKILVKRNVDNQKKEATAVLNQMKEEEPIAVTLGPDSLADDHPISSLDAISAASFFQQAIDETADNDVRLDSIDHVGEQHPDSLAVEGSVVESRVPAPALLTANTDAPEESATPAINTPEEEENVPTPEEVEDPISSRLDEEPELITDDELDAEAAERNIEVSVSSSISSVSQSTNPVRVVGTKDEANKTNASTASPIPAPPPQSSANLLPVDNKTAKPLVDAGKVVSSAPGPSVPEEEDSLDYDYTHMELPPSLPNLEIIPFVAADAVMGVANLEEDERLNLGGVIEQRTPLSQATAVDELTKTAEYCSKDGKLYNHGELINSQQPDELDEDPCNICRCMLGEVVCHETQCAPLLPGCRRLDQPHFCCGQVVCGGNVDDRVETLNAEITTSTMTPSDKVQQPKEKVEKEKEQSKAADETSTTTPSPSPILAFKVTFPPRPSSTLPPPPPTPTFLLRRFPTNRPTARPTAPTTPPRSFNSKFNKPAINNLVGVPAPFATGGLRIDSCNIYGQMYRVGRIIDELSGPCVECKCTEIGVNCVNLKC, encoded by the exons ATGGCTCAGTGCACCTCCGCTCACATTTGGCTGTCGCTCCTGACTTTATCGACTTTATGGTTTACCATTCTGGCAG CTCCCACGTCGGACATTAACGTCATGGTGGATGATCCTCAGCGCACTG GCTGTTTGTACGATGGGAAATTCTACAACGAAACCGAAGCGGTGGTGACCAAAGAGCCCTGCCTCAACTGCAGCTGCCGGAACGGGGCGTTGCGTTGTCATCTGCAAGTCTGCCCGTTTTTGCACGACATTTATCCACCGCCGGCGGGTTGCGTCTTGGTCGAGAGGAAGAACGCCTGCTGCCCGAAATTGCATTGTC CCACCACCGGCGGAACCAGCGGCAATCGCCTCCTGCGGAAAGATTACACCGGCCAGGTGTCGGCTTGGAAAGTGCGCGAAGATCTCCGCAAGAGATTGGTGAAACATCTGGCCAGAAGCGGCACAGATAAGCACG GTTGCGTGGACGCCGGGACGTTGTACGCCGACGGCTCGGCCATGAtgacgtcgtcgacgtgcgAATATTGTTTCTGTCTCAAAGGGAAACAGACGTGCGTCAAACCCAAGTGCGCCGAACCCGAACTGGAAGGATGCACTCCGCGCTTCCGCGATCTGGCCTGCTGTCCGACTCATTACGATTGCG CCATGTCGACGACCAACACCACATCCGTCGCAGCCAAAAAGATCACCGCCGAACGTCGAG GCGACCGCGTTCGTCCGATGACTGCCGCTACGACTGTCGGCAACATGCGGGGGAATGACCGCATTATCGATTCGTCTTCGACGTTGACGTCGTCCTACCATCACCAGAAG TTGGCGGAATCGCGCGTGTTTCGAAAGAagattcttgtcaaacgaaaCGTCGACAACCAAAAGAAGGAAGCCACTGCTGTCCTCAATCAAATGAAG GAGGAGGAACCCATTGCCGTTACCCTAGGACCGGATAGTTTGGCGGACGACCATCCCATCTCGTCATTGGATGCCATCTCGGCCGCTTCCTTCTTCCAACAGGCGATCGACGAAACGGCCGACAATGACGTTCGACTCGACTCGATTGATCACGTCGGAGAACAACATCCCGACTCGCTGGCCGTCGAAGGATCCGTCGTGGAGAGCCGCGTTCCGGCTCCGGCCCTGCTCACGGCCAACACCGACGCACCGGAAGAATCGGCGACGCCGGCGATTAATACGCCAGAGGAGGAAGAGAATGTTCCTACCCCCGAAGAAGTCGAAGATCCGATTTCTTCCCGACTGGACGAGGAGCCCGAATTGATCACCGACGACGAGCTGGATGCCGAAGCGGCCGAAAGGAACATTGAAGTCAGCGTCTCGTCATCGATATCTTCCGTTTCGCAGTCCACCAATCCGGTCCGAGTTGTCGGGACCAAGGACGAGGCGAATAAAACGAACGCCAGCACGGCCTCACCCATTCCGGCGCCTCCTCCTCAAAGTAGCGCCAATTTACTGCCCGTCGACAACAAGACGGCCAAACCGTTGGTAGATGCCGGTAAAGTCGTTTCTTCGGCGCCAGGGCCTTCAGTTCCGGAAGAGGAAGATTCTCTAGATTACGACTACACCCACATGGAACTGCCACCGTCACTACCAAATCTTGA AATCATCCCGTTTGTTGCGGCCGACGCGGTCATGGGCGTGGCCAATTTGGAGGAAGACGAGCGGCTCAACTTGGGCGGTGTCATCGAACAGCGCACGCCATTGTCTCAGGCAACGGCTGTCGACGAATTGACCAAGACAG CAGAATACTGCTCAAAGGATGGCAAATTATACAATCACGGCGAGCTGATCAATAGCCAGCAGCCGGACGAGTTGGATGAAGACCCTTGCAATATTTGCCGCTGCATGTTGGGCGAGGTCGTTTGCCACGAAACGCAGTGCGCTCCGCTGCTGCCCGGCTGTCGCCGGCTTGACCAGCCCCATTTCTGTTGTGGACAAGTGGTCTGTGGCG GAAACGTTGATGACCGAGTGGAAACTTTGAACGCCGAGATAACCACCAGTACAATGACGCCCAGCGACAAGGTTCAGCAACCTAAAGAGAAAgtggaaaaggagaaagaacaaTCGAAGGCAGCCGACGAGACATCGACGACGACTCCATCGCCCTCACCGATCCTGGCCTTCAAAGTGACTTTCCCGCCGCGACCGAGCAGCACCCTGCCTCCGCCACCTCCCACTCCGACTTTCCTCTTGCGGAGATTCCCGACCAACCGGCCGACCGCCCGGCCAACTGCTCCGACGACGCCACCAAGGTCTTTTAACAGCAAATTCAATAAGCCGGCAATCAACAATCTAGTCGGAGTTCCAGCTCCTTTTGCTACAG GAGGTCTGAGGATTGATAGCTGCAACATCTACGGCCAGATGTACCGAGTGGGTCGCATCATCGACGAGCTGTCCGGACCGTGCGTCGAATGCAAATGCACAGAGATCGGCGTCAATTGCGTCAATCTCAAGTGCTAA
- the LOC124321010 gene encoding sodium-dependent dopamine transporter-like has protein sequence MQRLKNRVDNWMGKSSNADGTNSSVPPNEITALNKPPVSRTLSSEGEPRETWNKKVDFLLSVIGFAVDLANVWRFPYYCYKNGGGAFLIPYGIMLFVGGIPLFYMELALGQFYRKGAITSWGRIVPLFKGIGFAVVLIAFYVDFFYNVIIAWALHFFFASFTSQLPWTTCSNSWNTPQCAEVNHEFNGSFYIVNNRSVISQMNNNETIMSDLDGISELNSTQQSTNFTSAAWEYFVRGLLELNQSKGIDDLGRIKWDIALCLLVVYLICYFSLWKGISTSGKVVWFTALFPYVVLFILLVRGITLPGSAEGIRYYLSPNFEALKKAEVWVDAATQVYFSLGPGFGVLLAFASYNKFHNNVYKDAMLTSLINCSTSFLAGFVIFSVLGYMALRSGKPIDQVATEGPGLVFVVYPEAIATMPGSTFWSLLFFMMLMTLGLDSSFGGSEAIITALSDEYPIIGRHREIFVGCLFSVYFVVGLASCSQGGFYFFNLLDRFAAGFSILIAVLFESIAVSWIYGIDRFCQDIKAMTGFCPGIYWRVCWKFIAPIFLMGIIGYGLWDYKPLEYDGYIYPMWANVLGWCIAGSSIAMIPTVAIYQILITPGTFCQRMKILVTPYVVQHESMTVVDNAMTTERPTTLLIIDENFKTTSTDRSTYV, from the exons ATGCAACGTCTCAAGAATAGAGTTGATAACTGGATGGG TAAGAGCAGCAACGCAGATGGGACCAACAGCAGCGTGCCACCAAACGAAATCACGGCGCTCAATAAGCCGCCGGTGTCGCGGACCTTGTCGAGCGAAGGGGAGCCGCGCGAAACCTGGAACAAGAAGGTCGATTTCCTCCTCTCTGTCATCGGCTTCGCCGTCGATCTCGCCAACGTATGGCGCTTCCCCTACTATT GCTACAAGAACGGAGGAG GTGCCTTTTTAATACCATATGGGATCATGCTCTTCGTCGGCGGAATACCACTCTTCTACATGGAACTGGCCCTCGGACAG TTCTACCGGAAAGGCGCCATTACCAGCTGGGGTAGGATCGTTCCCCTGTTCAAAG GAATCGGATTCGCCGTCGTCCTCATCGCTTTCTACGTCGACTTTTTCTACAACGTCATCATCGCTTGGGCTTTGCACTTCTTCTTCGCTTCGTTTACCAGCCAATTACCGTGGACCACTTGCTCCAATTCGTGGAACACACCTCAATGCGCCGAG GTGAATCACGAGTTCAACGGCAGCTTCTACATCGTCAACAATCGCAGCGTTATCAGCCAGATGAACAACAACGAGACGATCATGTCCGATCTGGACGGCATTAGCGAATTGAATTCCACCCAACAGTCAACCAATTTCACGTCAGCCGCTTGGGAATATTTCGT GCGCGGTTTACTGGAACTGAACCAAAGCAAAGGTATCGACGATCTCGGTCGAATCAAATGGGACATTGCTCTGTGTCTTCTTGTCGTCTACTTGATCTGCTACTTCAGTTTATGGAAGGGAATTTCCACGTCCGGCAAG GTTGTTTGGTTCACGGCGCTCTTCCCGTACGTTGTTCTCTTTATCCTTTTGGTGCGGGGAATAACGCTGCCGGGATCAGCCGAAGGCATCCGTTACTACCTATCGCCCAACTTCGAAGCACTCAAAAAAGCCGAG GTCTGGGTGGATGCAGCCACGCAGGTGTACTTTTCGCTGGGTCCAGGTTTTGGCGTTCTGCTGGCATTCGCCTCTTACAACAAGTTCCACAATAACGTTTACAA ggaCGCGATGCTGACATCTTTAATTAACTGCTCGACGAGTTTTCTGGCCGGTTTCGTCATCTTTTCCGTGCTGGGTTATATGGCGCTGCGTTCGGGAAAACCTATTGACCAGGTGGCGACCGAAGGGCCGGGTCTCGTCTTTGTCGTTTATCCGGAAGCCATCGCCACCATGCCCGGATCCACTTTCTGGTCGTTGCTCTTCTTCATGATGCTTATGACTCTTGGACTCGACAGCTCC tttggtGGGTCAGAGGCCATCATTACGGCACTCAGCGATGAATATCCAATCATTGGTCGTCATCGAGAGATTTTCGTCGGTTGTTTATTCAGCGTCTACTTTGTCGTTGGATTGGCTTCCTGTTCTCAG GgtggtttttactttttcaactTGCTCGATCGCTTCGCTGCCGGCTTCTCCATCCTCATCGCCGTTCTATTTGAATCCATCGCCGTGTCCTGGATTTATG GGATCGATCGCTTCTGTCAAGATATCAAAGCCATGACTGGTTTCTGCCCAGGAATCTACTGGCGAGTTTGTTGGAAGTTCATCGCTCCCATCTTTCTCATG GGCATTATTGGCTACGGATTGTGGGACTACAAGCCGCTGGAATACGACGGTTACATCTACCCGATGTGGGCCAACGTCCTCGGCTGGTGTATAGCCGGATCCAGCATCGCCATGATACCCACCGTCGCCATTTACCAGATCCTAATCACGCCAGGAACTTTTTGTCAA cGAATGAAAATATTGGTGACGCCGTACGTCGTCCAGCACGAGTCGATGACGGTGGTAGACAACGCCATGACCACCGAACGACCCACCACTCTATTGATCATCGATGAAAATTTCAAGACGACTTCTACGGATCGGAGCACCTACGTCTAA
- the LOC124329144 gene encoding trypsin-7-like: protein MKTSHVLHIQLLVVFVVLRTVTSASWFDPDRWRYGKKTCKCSCGISRKDEHRIVGGRPTEAYDYPWMAGLLYKGALYCGATLINDRYVVTAAHCVDGLDMESIHVLLGGHDLENVKEEELELRAVVRMVKHPNFEPKTFNNDIAILQFDEPIPFSRLIGPVCLPQSDIDYAGKVAVVTGWGRVNETGNISPILAQVEVPIYTNEACQKTKYGKQAITENMMCAGYDHGELDACQGDSGGPLHLEGKDRKIDLIGVVSWGQGCGREGYPGVYTRMGRYLKWIAENTPDACYCGRRQGRTGD, encoded by the exons ATGAAGACCAGTCACGTCCTTCACATTCAGCTGCTCGTCGTTTTTGTCGTCTTGAGGACAGTCACTTCCGCATCTTGG TTTGATCCCGATCGCTGGCGTTACGGCAAGAAAACGTGCAAATGTT CTTGTGGCATCTCGAGAAAAGACGAGCACCGGATCGTCGGCGGACGTCCAACCGAAGCCTACGACTACCCATGGATGGCCGGCCTTCTCTACAAAGGCGCTCTCTACTGCGGTGCCACTCTCATCAACGACAGATATGTCGTCACGGCTGCCCACTGTGTCGACGG GTTGGACATGGAATCGATTCACGTGTTGCTCGGGGGACACGATCTGGAGAacgtcaaagaagaagagctggAATTGCGAGCCGTCGTGCGAATGGTGAAACATCCGAATTTCGAACCTAAAACCTTCAACAACGACATTGCCATTTTGCAATTCGACGAACCGATCCCGTTCTCTCGGTTAATTGGACCCGTCTGTCTCCCCCAATCAG ATATTGACTATGCGGGCAAAGTGGCCGTCGTGACCGGGTGGGGACGAGTCAACGAGACGGGCAACATTTCGCCGATCCTGGCCCAAGTGGAAGTGCCCATCTACACGAACGAAGCCTGCCAAAAGACCAAATATGGAAAGCAGGCCATCACCGAGAACATGATGTGCGCCGGATACGACCACGGCGAACTCGACGCCTGTCAGGGAGACAGTGGCGGACCTTTGCATCTGGAAGGCAAAGACCGCAAGATTGATTTAATCG GCGTGGTGTCCTGGGGCCAAGGATGCGGAAGAGAAGGATACCCCGGTGTCTACACGCGTATGGGGCGCTACTTGAAATGGATTGCCGAAAATACGCCCGACGCATGTTATTGTGGTCGCCGTCAAGGGCGGACGGGCGATTAG
- the LOC124321009 gene encoding uncharacterized protein LOC124321009 isoform X3 produces MAQCTSAHIWLSLLTLSTLWFTILAAPTSDINVMVDDPQRTGCLYDGKFYNETEAVVTKEPCLNCSCRNGALRCHLQVCPFLHDIYPPPAGCVLVERKNACCPKLHCPTTGGTSGNRLLRKDYTGQVSAWKVREDLRKRLVKHLARSGTDKHGCVDAGTLYADGSAMMTSSTCEYCFCLKGKQTCVKPKCAEPELEGCTPRFRDLACCPTHYDCAMSTTNTTSVAAKKITAERRGDRVRPMTAATTVGNMRGNDRIIDSSSTLTSSYHHQKLAESRVFRKKILVKRNVDNQKKEATAVLNQMKEEEPIAVTLGPDSLADDHPISSLDAISAASFFQQAIDETADNDVRLDSIDHVGEQHPDSLAVEGSVVESRVPAPALLTANTDAPEESATPAINTPEEEENVPTPEEVEDPISSRLDEEPELITDDELDAEAAERNIEVSVSSSISSVSQSTNPVRVVGTKDEANKTNASTASPIPAPPPQSSANLLPVDNKTAKPLVDAGKVVSSAPGPSVPEEEDSLDYDYTHMELPPSLPNLEIIPFVAADAVMGVANLEEDERLNLGGVIEQRTPLSQATAVDELTKTGNVDDRVETLNAEITTSTMTPSDKVQQPKEKVEKEKEQSKAADETSTTTPSPSPILAFKVTFPPRPSSTLPPPPPTPTFLLRRFPTNRPTARPTAPTTPPRSFNSKFNKPAINNLVGVPAPFATGGLRIDSCNIYGQMYRVGRIIDELSGPCVECKCTEIGVNCVNLKC; encoded by the exons ATGGCTCAGTGCACCTCCGCTCACATTTGGCTGTCGCTCCTGACTTTATCGACTTTATGGTTTACCATTCTGGCAG CTCCCACGTCGGACATTAACGTCATGGTGGATGATCCTCAGCGCACTG GCTGTTTGTACGATGGGAAATTCTACAACGAAACCGAAGCGGTGGTGACCAAAGAGCCCTGCCTCAACTGCAGCTGCCGGAACGGGGCGTTGCGTTGTCATCTGCAAGTCTGCCCGTTTTTGCACGACATTTATCCACCGCCGGCGGGTTGCGTCTTGGTCGAGAGGAAGAACGCCTGCTGCCCGAAATTGCATTGTC CCACCACCGGCGGAACCAGCGGCAATCGCCTCCTGCGGAAAGATTACACCGGCCAGGTGTCGGCTTGGAAAGTGCGCGAAGATCTCCGCAAGAGATTGGTGAAACATCTGGCCAGAAGCGGCACAGATAAGCACG GTTGCGTGGACGCCGGGACGTTGTACGCCGACGGCTCGGCCATGAtgacgtcgtcgacgtgcgAATATTGTTTCTGTCTCAAAGGGAAACAGACGTGCGTCAAACCCAAGTGCGCCGAACCCGAACTGGAAGGATGCACTCCGCGCTTCCGCGATCTGGCCTGCTGTCCGACTCATTACGATTGCG CCATGTCGACGACCAACACCACATCCGTCGCAGCCAAAAAGATCACCGCCGAACGTCGAG GCGACCGCGTTCGTCCGATGACTGCCGCTACGACTGTCGGCAACATGCGGGGGAATGACCGCATTATCGATTCGTCTTCGACGTTGACGTCGTCCTACCATCACCAGAAG TTGGCGGAATCGCGCGTGTTTCGAAAGAagattcttgtcaaacgaaaCGTCGACAACCAAAAGAAGGAAGCCACTGCTGTCCTCAATCAAATGAAG GAGGAGGAACCCATTGCCGTTACCCTAGGACCGGATAGTTTGGCGGACGACCATCCCATCTCGTCATTGGATGCCATCTCGGCCGCTTCCTTCTTCCAACAGGCGATCGACGAAACGGCCGACAATGACGTTCGACTCGACTCGATTGATCACGTCGGAGAACAACATCCCGACTCGCTGGCCGTCGAAGGATCCGTCGTGGAGAGCCGCGTTCCGGCTCCGGCCCTGCTCACGGCCAACACCGACGCACCGGAAGAATCGGCGACGCCGGCGATTAATACGCCAGAGGAGGAAGAGAATGTTCCTACCCCCGAAGAAGTCGAAGATCCGATTTCTTCCCGACTGGACGAGGAGCCCGAATTGATCACCGACGACGAGCTGGATGCCGAAGCGGCCGAAAGGAACATTGAAGTCAGCGTCTCGTCATCGATATCTTCCGTTTCGCAGTCCACCAATCCGGTCCGAGTTGTCGGGACCAAGGACGAGGCGAATAAAACGAACGCCAGCACGGCCTCACCCATTCCGGCGCCTCCTCCTCAAAGTAGCGCCAATTTACTGCCCGTCGACAACAAGACGGCCAAACCGTTGGTAGATGCCGGTAAAGTCGTTTCTTCGGCGCCAGGGCCTTCAGTTCCGGAAGAGGAAGATTCTCTAGATTACGACTACACCCACATGGAACTGCCACCGTCACTACCAAATCTTGA AATCATCCCGTTTGTTGCGGCCGACGCGGTCATGGGCGTGGCCAATTTGGAGGAAGACGAGCGGCTCAACTTGGGCGGTGTCATCGAACAGCGCACGCCATTGTCTCAGGCAACGGCTGTCGACGAATTGACCAAGACAG GAAACGTTGATGACCGAGTGGAAACTTTGAACGCCGAGATAACCACCAGTACAATGACGCCCAGCGACAAGGTTCAGCAACCTAAAGAGAAAgtggaaaaggagaaagaacaaTCGAAGGCAGCCGACGAGACATCGACGACGACTCCATCGCCCTCACCGATCCTGGCCTTCAAAGTGACTTTCCCGCCGCGACCGAGCAGCACCCTGCCTCCGCCACCTCCCACTCCGACTTTCCTCTTGCGGAGATTCCCGACCAACCGGCCGACCGCCCGGCCAACTGCTCCGACGACGCCACCAAGGTCTTTTAACAGCAAATTCAATAAGCCGGCAATCAACAATCTAGTCGGAGTTCCAGCTCCTTTTGCTACAG GAGGTCTGAGGATTGATAGCTGCAACATCTACGGCCAGATGTACCGAGTGGGTCGCATCATCGACGAGCTGTCCGGACCGTGCGTCGAATGCAAATGCACAGAGATCGGCGTCAATTGCGTCAATCTCAAGTGCTAA
- the LOC124321009 gene encoding uncharacterized protein LOC124321009 isoform X2, whose translation MAQCTSAHIWLSLLTLSTLWFTILAAPTSDINVMVDDPQRTGCLYDGKFYNETEAVVTKEPCLNCSCRNGALRCHLQVCPFLHDIYPPPAGCVLVERKNACCPKLHCPTTGGTSGNRLLRKDYTGQVSAWKVREDLRKRLVKHLARSGTDKHGCVDAGTLYADGSAMMTSSTCEYCFCLKGKQTCVKPKCAEPELEGCTPRFRDLACCPTHYDCAMSTTNTTSVAAKKITAERRGDRVRPMTAATTVGNMRGNDRIIDSSSTLTSSYHHQKLAESRVFRKKILVKRNVDNQKKEATAVLNQMKEEEPIAVTLGPDSLADDHPISSLDAISAASFFQQAIDETADNDVRLDSIDHVGEQHPDSLAVEGSVVESRVPAPALLTANTDAPEESATPAINTPEEEENVPTPEEVEDPISSRLDEEPELITDDELDAEAAERNIEVSVSSSISSVSQSTNPVRVVGTKDEANKTNASTASPIPAPPPQSSANLLPVDNKTAKPLVDAGKVVSSAPGPSVPEEEDSLDYDYTHMELPPSLPNLEIIPFVAADAVMGVANLEEDERLNLGGVIEQRTPLSQATAVDELTKTEYCSKDGKLYNHGELINSQQPDELDEDPCNICRCMLGEVVCHETQCAPLLPGCRRLDQPHFCCGQVVCGGNVDDRVETLNAEITTSTMTPSDKVQQPKEKVEKEKEQSKAADETSTTTPSPSPILAFKVTFPPRPSSTLPPPPPTPTFLLRRFPTNRPTARPTAPTTPPRSFNSKFNKPAINNLVGVPAPFATGGLRIDSCNIYGQMYRVGRIIDELSGPCVECKCTEIGVNCVNLKC comes from the exons ATGGCTCAGTGCACCTCCGCTCACATTTGGCTGTCGCTCCTGACTTTATCGACTTTATGGTTTACCATTCTGGCAG CTCCCACGTCGGACATTAACGTCATGGTGGATGATCCTCAGCGCACTG GCTGTTTGTACGATGGGAAATTCTACAACGAAACCGAAGCGGTGGTGACCAAAGAGCCCTGCCTCAACTGCAGCTGCCGGAACGGGGCGTTGCGTTGTCATCTGCAAGTCTGCCCGTTTTTGCACGACATTTATCCACCGCCGGCGGGTTGCGTCTTGGTCGAGAGGAAGAACGCCTGCTGCCCGAAATTGCATTGTC CCACCACCGGCGGAACCAGCGGCAATCGCCTCCTGCGGAAAGATTACACCGGCCAGGTGTCGGCTTGGAAAGTGCGCGAAGATCTCCGCAAGAGATTGGTGAAACATCTGGCCAGAAGCGGCACAGATAAGCACG GTTGCGTGGACGCCGGGACGTTGTACGCCGACGGCTCGGCCATGAtgacgtcgtcgacgtgcgAATATTGTTTCTGTCTCAAAGGGAAACAGACGTGCGTCAAACCCAAGTGCGCCGAACCCGAACTGGAAGGATGCACTCCGCGCTTCCGCGATCTGGCCTGCTGTCCGACTCATTACGATTGCG CCATGTCGACGACCAACACCACATCCGTCGCAGCCAAAAAGATCACCGCCGAACGTCGAG GCGACCGCGTTCGTCCGATGACTGCCGCTACGACTGTCGGCAACATGCGGGGGAATGACCGCATTATCGATTCGTCTTCGACGTTGACGTCGTCCTACCATCACCAGAAG TTGGCGGAATCGCGCGTGTTTCGAAAGAagattcttgtcaaacgaaaCGTCGACAACCAAAAGAAGGAAGCCACTGCTGTCCTCAATCAAATGAAG GAGGAGGAACCCATTGCCGTTACCCTAGGACCGGATAGTTTGGCGGACGACCATCCCATCTCGTCATTGGATGCCATCTCGGCCGCTTCCTTCTTCCAACAGGCGATCGACGAAACGGCCGACAATGACGTTCGACTCGACTCGATTGATCACGTCGGAGAACAACATCCCGACTCGCTGGCCGTCGAAGGATCCGTCGTGGAGAGCCGCGTTCCGGCTCCGGCCCTGCTCACGGCCAACACCGACGCACCGGAAGAATCGGCGACGCCGGCGATTAATACGCCAGAGGAGGAAGAGAATGTTCCTACCCCCGAAGAAGTCGAAGATCCGATTTCTTCCCGACTGGACGAGGAGCCCGAATTGATCACCGACGACGAGCTGGATGCCGAAGCGGCCGAAAGGAACATTGAAGTCAGCGTCTCGTCATCGATATCTTCCGTTTCGCAGTCCACCAATCCGGTCCGAGTTGTCGGGACCAAGGACGAGGCGAATAAAACGAACGCCAGCACGGCCTCACCCATTCCGGCGCCTCCTCCTCAAAGTAGCGCCAATTTACTGCCCGTCGACAACAAGACGGCCAAACCGTTGGTAGATGCCGGTAAAGTCGTTTCTTCGGCGCCAGGGCCTTCAGTTCCGGAAGAGGAAGATTCTCTAGATTACGACTACACCCACATGGAACTGCCACCGTCACTACCAAATCTTGA AATCATCCCGTTTGTTGCGGCCGACGCGGTCATGGGCGTGGCCAATTTGGAGGAAGACGAGCGGCTCAACTTGGGCGGTGTCATCGAACAGCGCACGCCATTGTCTCAGGCAACGGCTGTCGACGAATTGACCAAGACAG AATACTGCTCAAAGGATGGCAAATTATACAATCACGGCGAGCTGATCAATAGCCAGCAGCCGGACGAGTTGGATGAAGACCCTTGCAATATTTGCCGCTGCATGTTGGGCGAGGTCGTTTGCCACGAAACGCAGTGCGCTCCGCTGCTGCCCGGCTGTCGCCGGCTTGACCAGCCCCATTTCTGTTGTGGACAAGTGGTCTGTGGCG GAAACGTTGATGACCGAGTGGAAACTTTGAACGCCGAGATAACCACCAGTACAATGACGCCCAGCGACAAGGTTCAGCAACCTAAAGAGAAAgtggaaaaggagaaagaacaaTCGAAGGCAGCCGACGAGACATCGACGACGACTCCATCGCCCTCACCGATCCTGGCCTTCAAAGTGACTTTCCCGCCGCGACCGAGCAGCACCCTGCCTCCGCCACCTCCCACTCCGACTTTCCTCTTGCGGAGATTCCCGACCAACCGGCCGACCGCCCGGCCAACTGCTCCGACGACGCCACCAAGGTCTTTTAACAGCAAATTCAATAAGCCGGCAATCAACAATCTAGTCGGAGTTCCAGCTCCTTTTGCTACAG GAGGTCTGAGGATTGATAGCTGCAACATCTACGGCCAGATGTACCGAGTGGGTCGCATCATCGACGAGCTGTCCGGACCGTGCGTCGAATGCAAATGCACAGAGATCGGCGTCAATTGCGTCAATCTCAAGTGCTAA